In a genomic window of Meriones unguiculatus strain TT.TT164.6M chromosome 8, Bangor_MerUng_6.1, whole genome shotgun sequence:
- the Wipf1 gene encoding WAS/WASL-interacting protein family member 1, translated as MPVPPPPAPPPPPTFAVANTEKPTLNKTEQAGRNALLSDISKGKKLKKTVTNDRSAPILDKPKGAGASGGGGYGGGGGGGYGGGGGGSGGGNFGGGGPPGLGGLFQAGMPKLRSTANRDNDSGGSRPPILPPGGRATSAKPFSPPSGPGRFPAPSPGHRSGPPEPPRSRMPPPRPDVGSKPESLPPPVPNTPRPVPSSVHNRGSPAALGAPRPPFPGNRGAAFGAGSARQNPSSAPSPFSRPPLPPTPSRALDDKPPPPPPPVGNRPPIHREAVPPPPPPSQNSKPPVPSTPRPGSGCQAPPPPPPPSRPGPPPLPPASSDEIPRLPQRNLSLSSSAPPLPSPGRSGPLPPPPNERPPPPVRDPPGRSGPLPPPPPISRNGNTPRALPATPQLPSRSGMDSPRSGPRPPLPPDRPGAGAPPPPPPSTAVRNGFQDSSCEDEWESRFYFHPISDLPPPEPYVPTAKSYPSKLARSESRSGSNRRERGAPPLPPIPR; from the exons ATGCCGGTCCCTCCCCCGCCAGCACCCCCACCGCCACCAACATTTGCAGTC GCCAACACCGAGAAACCCACCTTGAATAAGACAGAACAGGCCGGGAGGAATGCTCTTCTCTCTGACATCAGCAaagggaagaaactgaagaagacagtCACCAATGACAGAAGTGCCCCAATATTGGACA aaCCTAAAGGAGCCGGTGCCAGTGGCGGTGGTGGCTATGGTGGAGGCGGCGGTGGTGGCTacggtggaggaggaggaggcagcggcGGTGGAAATTTTGGAGGGGGTGGACCTCCCGGATTGGGAGGACTATTCCAGGCCGGAATGCCGAAGCTGAGGTCCACCGCCAACAGGGATAATG ATTCTGGAGGGAGCCGACCACCGATTTTGCCACCGGGAGGAAGAGCCACATCTGCCAAGCCCTTTTCACCCCCGAGTGGCCCGGGGCGCTTCCCCGCACCCTCGCCTGGCCATCGGAGTGGTCCCCCGGAGCCGCCCAGGAGCAGAATGCCTCCCCCGAGGCCTGACGTGGGCTCGAAACCCGAGAGCCTTCCGCCGCCAGTACCAAACACGCCAAGACCCGTTCCGTCGAGCGTGCACAACCGAGGCTCCCCAGCAGCGCTGGGGGCCCCTAGGCCCCCCTTCCCCGGAAACCGAGGTGCTGCCTTTGGAGCAGGCTCTGCACGCCAGAACCCCTCGAGCGCCCCCTCTCCGTTctccaggccccctctgccccccaccccaagtCGGGCCTTGGATGACAAGccccctccaccacctcctcccgTGGGCAACAGGCCGCCCATCCACAGAGAAGCGgtgccccctcctcctcctccatcacaGAACAGCAAACCTCCAGTGCCTTCCACCCCGCGGCCCGGGTCCGGGTGCCAGGCACCACCTCCTCCGCCACCGCCCAGCCGGCCCGGGCCTCCTCCGCTGCCCCCGGCTTCCAGCGATGAGATCCCGAGGCTGCCACAGCGGAACCTGTCCCTCTCGTCCTCTGCGCCTCCCTTGCCTTCACCCGGACGCTCGGGGCCTCTCCCTCCTCCGCCCAACGAGAGGCCCCCTCCGCCAGTGAGGGATCCGCCAGGCAGATCAG GCCCCCTCCCTCCACCGCCTCCCATAAGCAGAAATGGAAACACACCTCGGGCCCTGCCTGCCACCCCTCAGTTGCCATCCAGGAGTGGAATGGACAGTCCCAGAAGTGGGCCTaggcctcctcttcctcctgacaGGCCTGGTGCTGGGGcgccgcccccacccccaccatccaCAGCAGTTCGAAACGGCTTCCAAGATTCATCTTGTGAAG ATGAGTGGGAGAGCAGGTTCTACTTCCATCCCATTTCTGATTTGCCACCTCCGGAGCCTTATGTACCAACAGCCAAGTCCTATCCTAGCAAACTTGCCAGGAGCGAAAGCCGGA GTGGATCCAACCGAAGAGAAAGGGGCGCCCCACCCCTTCCTCCCATCCCGAGGTGA